In Paenibacillus sp. G2S3, a single window of DNA contains:
- a CDS encoding TIGR03943 family protein — protein sequence MNDARSIRFHYLLRAVILLAFALYIGHLVQQDALHYYVAPKLARWVQLCPIPLTLMALSLAIQALFGKGSVLCDCEHRLPHSFFKTTALYGLFLFPLLLGFALPDRALGSMAASKKGISLTSSPSEINNAVRFESIDPYHEELTELAKLLYAQPTIPVYSDIFSETLGAIDLYKQQFEGKEISVSGFLYRDDSETPENAFAIGRFLVQCCTADATPFGMLVDSGKLKSLPTDTWIEVRGKLQVVQYKGQEMMQIRAEAITPIAQPTTPYIYTSADSIAAWKALQSTANPTK from the coding sequence ATGAATGACGCTCGAAGCATCCGATTTCATTATTTATTAAGGGCGGTCATTCTGCTCGCCTTTGCTCTCTATATTGGGCATCTAGTGCAGCAGGACGCTTTGCATTATTATGTAGCGCCCAAGCTAGCACGCTGGGTTCAATTATGTCCGATTCCTTTGACTCTTATGGCGCTCAGCTTGGCCATTCAGGCCTTGTTTGGTAAGGGAAGTGTGCTATGTGACTGCGAGCATCGCCTCCCACATTCCTTTTTTAAAACCACAGCGCTTTATGGATTATTTCTTTTTCCGCTGCTGCTTGGATTTGCACTTCCTGACCGAGCCTTGGGGAGTATGGCCGCTAGCAAAAAGGGGATTTCATTAACCTCATCACCATCAGAGATTAACAACGCTGTTAGATTCGAATCGATTGATCCTTATCATGAGGAGCTCACCGAGCTAGCTAAGCTTCTATATGCGCAGCCTACTATTCCTGTGTATTCTGATATTTTCTCTGAAACACTAGGTGCTATTGACTTGTATAAACAGCAATTTGAAGGTAAAGAGATTTCCGTATCCGGTTTTCTATATCGCGATGACAGTGAAACGCCAGAGAATGCTTTTGCCATTGGCAGATTTCTGGTTCAGTGCTGTACCGCCGATGCTACTCCGTTTGGGATGTTAGTTGATTCCGGCAAATTAAAAAGCTTGCCCACGGATACCTGGATAGAGGTCCGTGGCAAGCTTCAAGTTGTGCAATACAAGGGCCAAGAAATGATGCAAATACGCGCAGAAGCAATTACACCTATCGCGCAACCAACAACACCCTACATTTACACGAGTGCTGACTCCATAGCCGCATGGAAAGCTTTGCAGAGTACGGCTAACCCTACTAAATAA